A single window of Micromonas commoda chromosome 6, complete sequence DNA harbors:
- a CDS encoding predicted protein, giving the protein MRRGRRRLLAEGNVAELQPGGEWEGRPGELALARFNYYKCGKCGEPYFGGLRECGGEPGGGGGDANGDAELMCGGCSATVSGLSGACAKHGRDELQFKCRFCCSPAVFFCFGSTHFCERCHVTRPDWKPQPPPKTCTRATCPLGVDHPPHGQEFCLGCALCRATDTGY; this is encoded by the coding sequence atgcgacgcgggcgacgacggctgcTGGCGGAGGGTaacgtcgcggagctccagCCGGGTGGAGAGTGGGAGGGACGGCCGGGCGAACTCGCTCTGGCGCGGTTCAACTACTACAAGTGCGGAAAATGCGGAGAGCCTTACTTTGGGGGTTTGAGGGAATGCGGAGGGGAGCctgggggcggcgggggcgacgcgaacggcgacgccgagctcatGTGTGGTGGGTGCAGCGCCACGGTGAGCGGTTTGAGCGGCGCTTGCGCCAAACAcgggcgcgatgagctccaGTTCAAGTGTCGATTCTGCTGCTCCCCGGCGGTTTTTTTTTGTTTCGGCTCCACGCACTTCTGCGAGAGGTGTCACGTCACGAGGCCGGATTGGAagccccagccgccgccgaagacgtGCACGAGAGCGACCTGCCCGCTCGGCGTGGACCACCCTCCGCACGGGCAGGAATTTTGCCTGGGGTGCGCGCTGTGTCGAGCCACCGACACGGGAtactga